The stretch of DNA CTGAAACTGGCAGGATTAGAATGGAGCAGTATTATTGGTGAAGTATCCGATGGAAAAGGTCGAAAGATCATAATTGGATAGATGATTTAACAGCGAATCCATTTTCATTAATACTACGACGGGACAAGCAAAATAAACAAAAAAAGAAACAAAGAAACCGCTCTTTTTCTTGACAGGGAATTTGTAGTATTTATTTTTAGAATAGGTGATCTTTCCGGATAGAAGATAGCATGAATCAGATCTAAAAAGTGATTTGCAAATAAGGAGTCAGGTTATGAAAATTAGAACACAAAATATAATCAAACTGATTCGACAATATATAAATGCTGTGGATCCAAAAGCAGAAGTAATCCTTTATGGTTCAAGAGCTCGAGGGGATGAACGAACAGATTCCGATTGGGATATTTCAGTCCTGACCGATTATCCTGTCGATTTGAATACAGAAAGAATTTTCAGGGATAAATTATATGATTTAGAACTGGAAACGGAAGAACCATTCTCTCTTTTTATTTATTCAAAGAAAAACTGGCAGTCCAAACAACGGATCACTCC from Candidatus Cloacimonadota bacterium encodes:
- a CDS encoding nucleotidyltransferase domain-containing protein; amino-acid sequence: MKIRTQNIIKLIRQYINAVDPKAEVILYGSRARGDERTDSDWDISVLTDYPVDLNTERIFRDKLYDLELETEEPFSLFIYSKKNWQSKQRITPFYQNVIQEGVWI